One window from the genome of Carnobacteriaceae bacterium zg-84 encodes:
- the radC gene encoding DNA repair protein RadC gives MRKKMMKQLPIDEQPRERLLLYGEQSLATHELLAILLRTGTKDETVLQVARDMLCHFEDLYQLKSATIEELKEINGIGFVKAIEIKAAIELGFRLVTAQQLKLGKIISSQTAADYFMHHMNGLTQEHLAVLFLNTKHEIIQKKNIFIGSADRSIANPRDIYALALKYGATCILIAHNHPSGHPEPSHEDILFTKRLVSAGEMIGVSVLDHLIIGQKTYISLKERAIIN, from the coding sequence ATGAGAAAGAAGATGATGAAACAGTTACCGATTGATGAACAACCTAGAGAACGGCTACTTTTATACGGTGAACAATCGCTAGCGACCCATGAATTATTAGCGATTTTATTAAGAACAGGCACAAAGGATGAAACTGTTTTACAAGTAGCACGTGATATGTTATGCCATTTTGAAGATTTATATCAATTAAAATCAGCAACTATTGAAGAATTAAAAGAAATCAATGGGATTGGATTCGTAAAAGCGATTGAAATAAAAGCAGCTATTGAACTAGGATTTAGACTTGTTACAGCACAACAATTAAAATTAGGAAAAATCATTTCTAGTCAAACAGCGGCGGATTATTTTATGCATCATATGAATGGATTAACGCAAGAACATCTTGCTGTTTTATTTTTAAATACGAAGCATGAAATTATTCAAAAGAAAAATATTTTTATTGGTTCAGCAGATAGAAGTATTGCTAATCCAAGAGATATTTATGCATTGGCATTAAAATATGGAGCAACATGTATTCTGATTGCACATAATCACCCAAGTGGACATCCAGAACCATCTCATGAAGATATTTTGTTTACGAAAAGATTGGTTTCAGCTGGAGAGATGATTGGTGTATCAGTTTTAGATCACTTAATTATTGGGCAAAAAACATATATTAGTTTGAAAGAAAGAGCGATTATTAACTAA
- the mgtA gene encoding magnesium-translocating P-type ATPase — translation MQTIKERMLLALTQPIQEVYRLFDTTSTGLTDTQIENNREEYGSNIITKTNETPLWKKIYESIINPFTIILLVIAFVSLVTNVWLAPSGEKDPTTFIIIILLVLLSGAIRFIQELKSDKASSNLSQLIINTATVIRNGKQLEIPIDDLVVGDIIKLSAGDMLPADVLLLETRDFFVQQSSLTGESDAIEKRALLSPMDTVDTSLLEIEHLAFMGTNVVSGSATALILATGNDTMIGSVEQTLQNIDEPTSFEKEMNSISWLLIRLMLVLVPVVFVINGLTDGDWIEAGVFALSVGVGLTPEMLPMIITASLAKGSIIMAKEKVIIKKLNAIQDLGAIDILCTDKTGTLTQDEIILEYPLNIHAELDLDVLEQAYLNSYYQTGLKNLLDHAIIQRTEKESLTHEHLQNLNTYYAKIDELPFDFERRRMSVIVKDKKEHIRMVTKGALEEMLSISSYVQDSENIIPLTENVRETILNEVDKLNEQGLRVLGVAYKSYEDIHAFTTEDESNMVLMGYLAFLDPPKQSAAPAIQALREHGVTTKILTGDNEKVTKTVCEKVGLDVNHILLGSQIEQMDDATLAGLVEETTIFAKLSPEQKARIIRLLKEKNHKVGYMGDGINDALSMKVADVGISVDTAVDIAKEVADVILLDKDLLVLEKGLIEGRKVYANMTKYIKMTVSSNFGNIFSLLFASVFLPFLPMAPIHLIVLNLIYDLSCIALPFDNVDTSFLKQPHTWSAKSITKFMAWIGPVSSIFDCLTFILLFYVIAPTMTGFSYHELTNPTLFILIFQTGWFIESMWSQTMVIYMLRSPKLPFIQSKPALSVLITSLVAALTLTALPYTQLAGPLKLVPLPLSYYIVLIVILALYMALVTIVKSLYIKRYREWL, via the coding sequence ATGCAAACAATTAAAGAAAGAATGCTTCTAGCATTAACACAACCTATTCAAGAGGTTTATCGTTTATTTGACACAACGTCTACTGGATTGACGGACACACAAATAGAAAACAATCGCGAAGAATATGGTAGTAATATTATTACAAAGACAAATGAAACACCTTTATGGAAGAAAATATACGAATCTATTATCAATCCGTTTACGATTATCCTTTTAGTGATTGCGTTTGTCTCACTTGTGACGAATGTATGGCTTGCACCAAGTGGAGAAAAAGATCCAACAACATTTATCATCATTATTTTACTTGTGCTGTTATCAGGTGCTATTCGCTTTATTCAAGAACTCAAAAGTGATAAAGCATCTAGTAATTTATCTCAGCTCATTATCAATACAGCTACTGTTATCAGAAATGGGAAACAATTAGAAATACCGATTGATGATTTAGTTGTGGGTGACATCATCAAATTAAGTGCTGGAGATATGCTGCCTGCTGACGTTTTATTATTAGAAACAAGAGATTTCTTTGTGCAACAATCTAGTCTAACTGGTGAAAGTGATGCGATTGAAAAACGTGCTCTCCTCTCTCCTATGGATACCGTTGATACTTCGTTACTGGAAATAGAGCATTTAGCATTTATGGGAACAAATGTTGTCAGTGGAAGTGCTACTGCTTTGATTTTAGCGACCGGAAATGACACAATGATTGGAAGTGTTGAACAAACATTACAAAATATTGATGAACCAACAAGTTTTGAAAAAGAAATGAATAGTATTTCTTGGTTACTTATTCGATTGATGCTTGTTCTTGTTCCGGTTGTCTTTGTCATAAATGGGCTAACAGATGGAGATTGGATTGAAGCAGGTGTCTTTGCGTTAAGTGTTGGTGTAGGACTAACTCCTGAGATGTTGCCAATGATTATTACAGCTAGTTTAGCTAAAGGGTCTATAATTATGGCAAAAGAAAAAGTTATCATCAAAAAACTAAATGCCATTCAAGACTTAGGTGCTATTGATATTTTATGTACAGATAAAACAGGAACATTAACACAAGATGAAATTATTTTAGAATATCCTTTAAATATTCATGCTGAATTAGATTTAGACGTCTTAGAACAAGCCTATTTAAATAGTTACTATCAAACAGGATTAAAAAATTTACTAGATCATGCCATTATTCAGCGAACTGAAAAAGAATCATTAACACACGAACATTTACAAAATTTAAACACTTACTATGCCAAAATTGATGAATTACCTTTTGACTTTGAGCGTCGTCGTATGAGCGTTATTGTTAAAGACAAAAAAGAACATATTCGTATGGTAACAAAAGGCGCTTTAGAAGAAATGTTATCCATTTCTTCTTATGTACAAGATAGTGAAAACATTATTCCTTTAACAGAAAACGTACGTGAAACAATTTTAAATGAAGTCGATAAGTTAAATGAGCAAGGTCTACGTGTTTTAGGAGTTGCCTATAAATCTTATGAAGATATTCATGCTTTCACAACAGAAGATGAATCAAATATGGTGTTAATGGGTTACTTAGCTTTTCTTGATCCACCAAAACAATCTGCTGCTCCTGCTATTCAAGCATTGCGCGAGCATGGAGTTACAACAAAAATTTTAACAGGTGATAATGAAAAAGTAACCAAAACAGTTTGTGAAAAAGTAGGACTTGATGTCAATCATATTCTGCTTGGTTCACAAATCGAACAAATGGACGACGCTACATTAGCAGGCTTAGTTGAAGAAACAACGATTTTTGCTAAATTATCTCCTGAACAAAAAGCACGTATTATTCGCTTGCTTAAAGAAAAAAATCATAAAGTAGGCTACATGGGAGATGGTATCAATGATGCTTTATCTATGAAAGTTGCCGATGTGGGTATTTCTGTTGATACCGCTGTTGATATCGCCAAAGAAGTGGCTGATGTTATCTTATTAGATAAAGATTTATTAGTTCTTGAAAAAGGACTAATTGAGGGACGTAAAGTCTATGCGAATATGACAAAATATATTAAAATGACTGTTAGTTCAAACTTTGGTAATATTTTCTCACTTTTATTTGCAAGTGTCTTTTTACCATTTCTACCAATGGCACCCATTCATTTAATCGTTCTAAATTTAATCTATGATTTAAGCTGTATCGCATTACCATTTGATAATGTTGATACATCATTTTTAAAACAACCACATACATGGAGTGCAAAATCAATTACTAAATTTATGGCATGGATTGGACCAGTTAGTTCTATTTTTGACTGTTTAACATTTATACTACTCTTTTATGTCATTGCACCAACCATGACTGGCTTTTCCTACCATGAATTGACAAATCCAACATTATTCATTCTCATTTTCCAAACAGGTTGGTTTATTGAATCTATGTGGTCACAAACAATGGTTATTTATATGCTACGTTCACCTAAATTGCCATTTATCCAATCAAAACCTGCTTTATCAGTGTTAATTACCTCACTTGTCGCTGCATTGACATTAACAGCACTACCTTACACACAATTAGCAGGCCCATTGAAATTAGTACCACTACCTCTATCTTATTATATTGTACTCATTGTTATTCTTGCTTTATACATGGCTTTGGTAACAATCGTAAAATCACTCTATATTAAACGTTACCGTGAGTGGTTATAA
- a CDS encoding methyltransferase domain-containing protein, with amino-acid sequence MPIYDCGRCGFIYNSFEGDTKNGVPKHTELNDLKSTLCSMCGMSEKKRYIRPATDYKGLEAQCYYLFSGKSSPLKYEIDELENKYILDVGAGFGRVGVPFLEYGSHVTLLEKSKEMLEKIPQHILDKVTVIQEDILKVDLPKEQYDVIIAADGFLQHFTPKQQCIIVEKLMYSLKKQGQLILEVFIPNDMAISVEKVKEAKQGLYFFYRAKATLHLPTKEIQTDISIQECMDNEVINQYRFIRLLYLILPDDIPCLLERAGITYTSLVKERFDTAGLIQENLINASGIEKKIKKDWIQGGYPFSTSDTNQVNWFRFTIEK; translated from the coding sequence ATGCCAATATACGATTGTGGTAGGTGTGGATTTATTTATAATTCATTCGAAGGAGATACAAAAAATGGAGTGCCTAAGCATACTGAATTAAACGATTTAAAATCAACGCTTTGCTCAATGTGTGGCATGAGTGAAAAAAAACGCTATATCCGACCTGCAACAGATTATAAAGGTTTAGAAGCACAGTGTTACTATTTATTTTCTGGTAAGTCCTCACCACTTAAATATGAGATAGATGAATTAGAAAATAAATATATCCTTGATGTCGGTGCAGGTTTTGGACGTGTCGGTGTACCATTTTTAGAATATGGCTCACATGTCACATTACTTGAAAAGAGTAAAGAAATGCTTGAAAAAATACCCCAACATATTCTTGATAAAGTAACCGTTATTCAAGAGGATATTTTAAAAGTAGATTTACCAAAAGAGCAGTACGATGTCATCATTGCTGCTGACGGATTTCTTCAACATTTTACACCAAAGCAACAATGTATTATTGTTGAAAAATTAATGTACTCGCTTAAAAAGCAAGGGCAACTCATTTTAGAAGTGTTTATTCCAAATGATATGGCTATTTCTGTTGAAAAAGTCAAAGAGGCAAAACAAGGATTGTATTTTTTTTATCGAGCAAAAGCAACCTTACATTTACCAACAAAAGAAATACAAACAGATATTTCTATTCAAGAATGTATGGATAATGAAGTCATCAATCAATACCGTTTCATTCGCTTATTGTATTTGATTTTACCTGATGATATTCCGTGCTTATTAGAAAGAGCAGGTATTACGTATACAAGTTTAGTCAAAGAAAGATTTGATACGGCAGGATTGATACAAGAGAATTTAATCAATGCGAGTGGTATTGAGAAGAAAATAAAAAAAGATTGGATACAGGGTGGATATCCATTCTCAACAAGTGATACCAATCAAGTGAATTGGTTTAGATTTACCATTGAAAAATAG
- a CDS encoding ISL3 family transposase, with translation MLVGIIHQHDFVYKSGQKKRNTCMIKSPQLNKEVFLMDYYTKKLLTLTDKSFIADEHWLEEKTINGIPHHFIKGTWTKPCHTCPHCHAKTLIKHGTYQTKILLPKFRQIKTVLLLKRTRYRCKTCLKTCSSSCSLVDKHCCISKELKQLIALDLTKNISRKHICQDHFVSDVTVQRVLDKYTKQVKPFFHYLPKVLCIDEFKSVTSHLGKMSFICVDGLTHRIIDVLPSRQLDHLITYFKQFSKKARHSVRYLVMDMNANYGKLIQKVFPNAVIVTDRFHIIQHIHRNLNTLRIKEMNTFKKEEKAYKHLKKYWKLLLKDAFDVNDTDYHYHQSFKTYLTHAQILDRLLDYSPVLKQAYEFVQELRYAYRQRDFDLFMEVIHHIDPSLPEWFRKKFDIFKTYQNGIYQAFTTPYSNGITEAINNHIKVIKRIAYGYRRFSYFRLRILIIQHHSQWQKKNVKKVVNG, from the coding sequence GTGTTGGTGGGAATAATCCACCAACACGATTTTGTATATAAAAGTGGACAAAAAAAGAGAAATACCTGTATGATTAAATCACCACAATTAAACAAGGAGGTATTTCTCATGGATTATTATACAAAAAAATTATTGACATTAACAGATAAATCTTTCATAGCTGATGAACATTGGTTAGAAGAAAAAACAATAAATGGTATTCCACACCACTTTATTAAAGGCACTTGGACAAAGCCTTGCCACACCTGTCCACATTGTCATGCTAAAACACTCATCAAACATGGGACATATCAAACGAAAATATTATTACCAAAGTTTAGACAAATCAAAACTGTTTTACTTCTTAAAAGAACCCGTTATCGCTGTAAAACGTGTCTAAAAACCTGTTCTTCTTCGTGTTCTTTAGTCGATAAACATTGTTGTATTTCTAAAGAATTAAAACAACTTATCGCACTTGATTTAACGAAAAATATTTCAAGAAAACATATCTGCCAAGACCACTTTGTATCTGATGTGACCGTACAACGTGTCTTAGATAAATATACAAAACAAGTTAAACCGTTTTTTCATTATCTACCTAAGGTATTATGTATCGACGAATTTAAGTCTGTGACATCTCATTTAGGGAAGATGAGTTTTATCTGTGTAGACGGGCTGACGCACCGTATTATTGATGTGTTACCTAGTCGCCAATTAGACCATTTAATCACTTATTTTAAACAATTTTCTAAAAAAGCAAGACATAGCGTTCGCTATCTTGTTATGGATATGAATGCCAATTATGGCAAACTTATTCAGAAGGTTTTTCCTAATGCCGTTATTGTAACAGATAGATTTCATATCATACAACATATACATCGGAATTTAAATACACTACGTATAAAAGAAATGAACACCTTTAAAAAAGAAGAAAAGGCTTATAAACACTTAAAGAAATACTGGAAATTATTATTAAAAGATGCCTTTGATGTAAATGATACAGACTATCATTATCACCAATCCTTTAAAACATATCTGACACACGCACAAATCCTTGATAGATTATTAGACTATAGTCCTGTTTTAAAACAAGCATATGAGTTTGTACAAGAGCTGAGATATGCTTATAGACAGCGAGATTTTGATTTATTTATGGAGGTTATTCATCATATTGACCCGTCATTACCAGAGTGGTTTAGAAAGAAATTTGATATTTTTAAAACCTATCAGAATGGTATTTATCAAGCTTTTACCACACCTTATTCAAACGGTATCACAGAAGCTATCAACAATCATATTAAAGTCATCAAACGGATTGCCTATGGCTACAGACGTTTTTCCTATTTTAGATTACGTATTTTAATCATACAACACCATTCCCAATGGCAGAAAAAGAATGTGAAAAAGGTAGTGAATGGTTAA
- a CDS encoding DUF2974 domain-containing protein, translated as MVPDSDFRSLADIVYHVDKRKKGRKRVDIGDMLILHQTYQVLDIQDNQENGMQAMAVSPLNDYERIVIAYAGTNTDDIHDTNTDVQSFINGNDALLVTHQKDQHYPYVTTSQFQTALSFQQRIKEHFPNATITTTGHSLGQSLAMYVALKCGYMNIGFNGPDISPLISKQEIAYMRMYKEQFKNYRNPYDVIGNITGNQTGTAIYIDYGISSHAHDLNMWQFNDENQLINKQGQTMTVFQTPYLQELIHLHVLSGKFAQSGLSSDEYVFLDTQQASIIAKGIKNIVQEAYMGIEMLTRRYEQRVVDEWHGLLSKSFRHGLSYDEVVECYQENGVTYQTIVEDLSMFFKNKQIQYQRFQEEYVLLEHAIQKGIQEKVAQDAQFTRVFK; from the coding sequence ATGGTACCAGATAGTGATTTTAGAAGTTTGGCAGATATTGTTTATCATGTTGATAAAAGAAAAAAAGGTAGAAAGCGTGTTGATATAGGAGATATGCTAATACTTCATCAAACTTATCAAGTGTTAGACATACAGGATAATCAAGAAAATGGTATGCAAGCGATGGCTGTTTCTCCATTAAATGACTATGAGCGTATTGTCATTGCTTATGCAGGTACAAATACTGATGATATACACGATACAAATACTGATGTACAAAGCTTTATCAACGGTAATGATGCACTATTGGTAACGCATCAAAAAGATCAGCATTATCCCTATGTTACCACTAGTCAATTTCAAACGGCACTTTCTTTTCAACAGCGTATCAAAGAACATTTTCCAAATGCGACAATAACAACGACAGGACATTCGTTGGGGCAGTCTTTAGCGATGTATGTTGCTTTAAAATGTGGGTATATGAACATTGGTTTTAATGGACCAGATATTAGTCCACTTATTTCAAAACAAGAGATTGCATATATGAGAATGTATAAAGAACAGTTTAAAAATTATCGAAATCCGTATGATGTGATTGGAAATATTACGGGCAATCAAACAGGTACAGCCATCTATATTGATTATGGTATATCAAGTCATGCACATGATTTGAATATGTGGCAATTTAATGATGAAAATCAACTAATTAATAAACAAGGACAGACGATGACCGTTTTTCAAACACCTTATTTACAAGAGTTGATACATTTACATGTTTTATCAGGGAAATTTGCACAAAGTGGATTAAGTAGTGATGAATATGTGTTTTTAGATACTCAACAGGCAAGTATTATTGCTAAAGGAATAAAGAATATTGTACAAGAAGCGTATATGGGAATCGAGATGTTAACACGACGATATGAGCAAAGAGTTGTTGATGAGTGGCATGGTCTATTGTCAAAATCATTCCGTCATGGTTTATCATATGACGAGGTTGTAGAATGTTATCAAGAAAATGGTGTTACTTATCAAACGATTGTGGAGGATTTAAGTATGTTTTTTAAAAATAAACAAATACAATACCAACGGTTTCAAGAAGAGTATGTATTATTAGAGCATGCGATACAAAAAGGAATACAAGAAAAAGTGGCACAAGATGCACAATTTACAAGAGTATTTAAGTAG